In Mangifera indica cultivar Alphonso chromosome 1, CATAS_Mindica_2.1, whole genome shotgun sequence, a single genomic region encodes these proteins:
- the LOC123224190 gene encoding CBL-interacting protein kinase 2-like: MENKGSILMHRYEMGKLLGQGTFAKVHHARNLATGMSVAIKIIDKEKVLKVGMIDQIKREISVMRLVRHPNVVELYEVMASKTKIYFVMEYVKGGELFNKVAKGKLKEDVARKYFQQLISAVDYCHSRGVCHRDIKPENLLLDDQGNLKVSDFGLSALAESKHQDGLLHTTCGTPAYVAPEVINRKGYDGSKADVWSCGVVLYVLLAGYLPFHDSNLMELYRKIGKAEFKFPTWFSHEVRRLLSKILDPNPSTRISMAKIMANSWFHKGLEKRVANETEGKELTPLDADALFTLNENNGTATTESKTELAKPSNLNAFDIISFSTGFDLSGLFEERERRKEMRFTSNKPASTIISKLQDIAKRLSLKIKKIDGGLLKMEGSKEGRKGVLGIDAEIFEITPHFHLVEVKKSSGDTLEYQKMMKQEIRPALKDIVWTWQGEQHQQQQNQLEQPQQDEQLAQPDQQEVQPSQAFPLQQVSPAPDS, encoded by the coding sequence ATGGAAAATAAAGGAAGCATATTGATGCACCGGTATGAAATGGGGAAATTACTGGGCCAAGGAACCTTTGCCAAGGTTCACCATGCGAGAAATCTTGCAACTGGCATGAGTGTGGCCATTAAGATAATAGACAAAGAAAAAGTCTTGAAGGTTGGGATGATTGATCAGATTAAGCGAGAAATATCTGTGATGAGGCTGGTTAGGCACCCAAATGTGGTGGAGCTTTATGAGGTCATGGCGAGCAAAACTAAGATTTACTTTGTAATGGAATATGTTAAAGGTGGTGAACTTTTCAACAAGGTGGCCAAAGGAAAACTCAAGGAGGATGTTGCAAGGAAATATTTTCAACAACTTATTAGTGCGGTCGATTACTGTCACAGTAGAGGTGTCTGTCATCGAGATATAAAGCCTGAAAACCTATTGTTGGATGATCAGGGTAATCTCAAGGTCTCAGATTTTGGATTGAGTGCACTTGCTGAATCCAAGCATCAAGATGGGCTACTCCACACAACCTGCGGGACCCCTGCTTATGTTGCTCCAGAAGTGATTAATCGAAAAGGCTACGATGGATCCAAAGCTGATGTGTGGTCATGTGGAGTTGTCTTGTATGTTCTACTAGCTGGCTATCTCCCATTTCATGATTCAAATCTGATGGAGTTGTATAGAAAGATTGGTAAGGCTGAGTTTAAATTCCCCACCTGGTTTTCCCACGAAGTACGCCGCTTGTTGTCAAAAATCTTGGATCCAAACCCAAGTACAAGGATATCCATGGCAAAGATAATGGCAAATTCATGGTTTCACAAGGGATTGGAAAAACGTGTTGCTAATGAAACAGAAGGAAAAGAACTGACCCCTCTGGATGCTGATGCACTTTTTACTCTGAATGAAAACAACGGTACTGCTACAACAGAGTCGAAGACTGAATTGGCAAAGCCTTCTAACTTGAATGCTTTTGACATCATTTCCTTCTCTACAGGCTTTGACTTGTCTGGTTTATTTGAGGAGAGAGAGCGAAGAAAGGAAATGAGATTCACCTCCAACAAGCCAGCCTCAACCATCATCTCTAAGCTGCAAGACATTGCTAAACGTCTTagcttgaaaataaaaaagatagatGGAGGTTTGCTTAAAATGGAAGGGTCCAAGGAAGGCAGGAAAGGAGTGCTGGGCATTGATGCTGAAATCTTTGAAATCACTCCCCATTTCCATTTGGTTGAGGTTAAAAAGAGCAGTGGAGATACTCTTGAGTATCAGAAGATGATGAAACAAGAGATAAGACCAGCTCTCAAGGACATTGTTTGGACTTGGCAAGGAGAGCAGCATCAACAGCAACAGAATCAATTAGAACAACCACAACAAGACGAACAGCTAGCACAACCAGATCAGCAAGAGGTACAGCCTTCTCAAGCCTTCCCATTGCAGCAGGTTAGCCCAGCTCCAGATTCATGA
- the LOC123220945 gene encoding uncharacterized protein LOC123220945 codes for MCILCVIQKWSRRVATMLPWLVIPLIGLWALSQILPPAFRFEITSPRLACVFVLLITLFWYEVLMPQLSAWRVRRNALLRERKRFEAIELHKLRKTATRRCRNCLTAYRDQNPGGGRFMCSYCGHISKRPVLDLPVPPGGLGISNSGILKELVGKGGKILNGKGWSENGWICGQDWLENGNWVSGSIAGKSNYWRKNGSGIFGEDENCLAEKSYSGAVTSACKLLTSFFLSIRWLLKKIFRISSSREDSSSDADHRGTMASRGENGSNFHESRGEKARRKAEEKRQARLEKELLEEEERKQREEVARLVEERRRLRDEKMEAEKERDKTSLSVKEKDSKREAERKRQERRKERDKGSSKSNSDAEELEKRAGKENEQKRDSDRKSENDRRENQKFGTDIVKSHGMETVHNGKASTSNYTRGNSGSRYLDRMKGTFLSSSKAFSGGSFFGKGANNPVTVAKENKSVSSVDHFHTSAHRRDFYPSDRAGKVVHGDDKSINRPVLDEPQLRTTTKKSWQQLFTRSSTVPASSNTNVISRPNPKLPTEVQSPSLPAQSSTMQMFDNPINFGLPSPFILSTYPNVSTSSSLGFSPVIEPILPCVGDGPHEFVPEETELFEDPCYVPDPISLLGPVSESLDNFQLDLGTGFSKDIRSERAYALNNTSSIAEVIKPSPIESPLSRLRVADEKHNNSNWFPITSKVQDMHTFPVDDVNANEKGTWQMWNSSPLGQDSLGLVGGSPSWILPPEQNRSNKEDLVHPSSQETMVSLFTKEDPVFSGPHSPQKVFLGSGQNGGAFSPLTGSSDHDPWLQSAIFPPLSVNDQFSLRAQEDSTQIEMIYGSPSGSATNHSFDLSPANCWSKMDWTVQAAGEAIGKSSVSRPHIGGLFPNTDAESLWSVE; via the exons ATGTGTATATTGTGTGTGATTCAGAAGTGGTCTCGCCGGGTTGCTACAATGCTACCTTGGTTAGTCATTCCACTTATTGGGCTATGGGCTTTGTCCCAGATTTTGCCACCGGCTTTTAGATTTGAAATCACGTCACCGAGGCTGGCGTGTGTTTTTGTGCTGTTGATTACTCTATTTTGGTATGAGGTTTTGATGCCTCAATTATCAGCTTGGCGTGTGCGTAGAAATGCTCTTCTGAGGGAAAGAAAGAGGTTTGAGGCTATTGAATTACATAAGTTGAGGAAAACTGCTACACGACGATGTAGAAACTGCTTGACTGCATACAGGGATCAGAACCCAGGTGGTGGTAGATTTATGTGTTCATATTGTGGCCATATATCAAAGAGACCAGTCTTGGATTTGCCTGTGCCACCAGGGGGTTTGGGGATATCAAATTCAGGGATTTTGAAGGAGCTTGTTGGAAAGGGTGGGAAGATTTTGAATGGGAAGGGATGGTCTGAGAATGGATGGATATGTGGTCAGGATTGGTTAGAAAATGGGAATTGGGTTAGTGGGTCAATTGCCGGGAAGTCTAACTATTGGCGGAAGAATGGGAGTGGAATTTTCGGGGAAGATGAGAACTGTCTGGCAGAGAAGTCTTACTCTGGAGCTGTTACTTCTGCCTGCAAGTTGTTGACATCTTTTTTTTTGAGCATTAGGTGGcttttgaaaaagatttttaGAATTAGTTCATCACGGGAAGATTCTTCATCAGATGCAGATCATAGGGGTACAATGGCTAGTAGGGGTGAAAATGGGTCAAATTTCCATGAAAGCAGAGGAGAGAAAGCACGCAGAAAAGCTGAGGAGAAGAGGCAGGCTAGGTTAGAGAAGGAGCTCTTGGAAGAGGAAGAACGAAAACAGAGGGAGGAGGTTGCCAGGTTGGTGGAGGAACGAAGGAGACTCAGGGATGAGAAGATGGAAGCTGAAAAAGAACGTGACAAAACTTCACTCTCTGTCAAGGAGAAGGATAGCAAGAGAGAAGCAGAAAGAAAGCGtcaggaaagaagaaaagagagagacaaAGGGTCTAGTAAGAGTAACTCTGATGCAGAAGAACTGGAAAAGAGAGCAGGAAAGGAAAATGAGCAGAAGCGTGATTCTGATAGGAAGAGTGAGAATGATCGTCGTGAAAATCAGAAATTTGGCACAGATATTGTCAAGAGCCATGGCATGGAAACAGTACATAATGGAAAAGCTTCTACAAGTAATTATACCCGAGGAAATTCTGGGAGTAGGTATCTAGATCGAATGAAGGGTACATTCTTGTCTTCATCAAAGGCTTTTAGTGGAGGTAGTTTCTTTGGAAAGGGTGCTAATAATCCTGTTACCGTTGCAAAAGAAAACAAGTCTGTTAGTTCAGTAGATCATTTTCACACTTCTGCCCACAGGAGAGATTTTTATCCATCTGATCGTGCTGGGAAGGTAGTACATGGAGATGATAAAAGCATCAACCGCCCT GTGCTTGATGAACCTCAACTGAGGActacaacaaaaaaatcatgGCAACAGTTATTCACACGTTCATCAACAGTTCCTGCTTCCTCAAATACTAATGTCATTAGTAGACCAAATCCGAAATTGCCAACTGAAGTTCAAAGTCCTTCATTACCTGCTCAATCATCAACCATGCAAATGTTTGATAATCCAATCAATTTTGGGCTGCCGTCACCATTTATACTCTCTACCTATCCTAATGTATCCACTAGTAGTAGTTTAGGGTTTTCTCCTGTAATTGAACCGATCTTACCTTGTGTTGGAGATGGACCTCATGAATTTGTACCTGAAGAGACAGAGCTTTTTGAAGATCCATGTTATGTGCCTGATCCGATATCTTTGCTTGGGCCTGTTTCTGAGTCACTTGATAATTTTCAACTGGACCTGGGGACTGGTTTTTCAAAGGACATCAGATCTGAAAGGGCTTATGCTTTGAACAATACATCTTCTATTGCTGAAGTCATTAAGCCATCTCCAATTGAGTCTCCATTGTCACGATTGCGAGTTGCTGATGAAAAGCATAACAATTCTAATTGGTTTCCAATTACCTCTAAGGTTCAAGATATGCACACATTTCCAGTGGATGATGTGAATGCAAATGAGAAGGGAACATGGCAGATGTGGAACAGCTCTCCTCTTGGGCAGGACAGTCTAGGTCTAGTAGGTGGCTCCCCAAGCTGGATATTGCCCCCAGAACAGAATAGATCAAACAAGGAAGACCTTGTGCATCCTTCTTCTCAAGAGACAATGGTATCTCTGTTCACAAAAGAGGACCCAGTTTTTTCTGGTCCTCATTCTCCTCAGAAGGTTTTTCTTGGTAGTGGCCAGAATGGTGGAGCATTTAGCCCTCTAACCGGTTCAAGTGATCATGATCCGTGGTTACAGAGTGCTATCTTTCCACCATTGTCTGTCAATGATCAGTTTTCTCTGAGAGCACAGGAAGATAGTACTCAAATTGAAATGATATATGGGAGTCCCAGTGGATCTGCAACTAACCATTCATTTGACCTGTCTCCAGCAAATTGTTGGTCCAA AATGGATTGGACTGTGCAGGCTGCAGGAGAAGCGATTGGAAAGTCATCTGTTTCGAGGCCCCATATTGGGGGTTTATTTCCCAACACAGATGCAGAGTCACTTTGGTCAGTTGAATGA